In Stenotrophomonas sp. 169, one DNA window encodes the following:
- a CDS encoding SIS domain-containing protein, producing the protein MTSPDILGFPEPTLEANGALWTAREIAQQPDMLQATNALVATMADQLRAFVGPLIDDPSARVVLTGAGTSAYIGQCLAPLLDRQLAARVDAVPTTDIVCAPRLYLDPTQRLLLVSFGRSGNSPESLAAVELAESLVDEVHHLVVTCNPTGALARVPVARSMTLLLPEQTHDTSFAMTSSFSCMMYATLAALVPASVRGGRVDAIAAATAQVIDTALPLLHTLAEARHDRVVYLGSGLLQGLAREATLKLGELTNGAVVTCYDSPLGFRHGPKTFVTDSTLVVVFVSNDPHTRRYDHDLIDELRRDGCAARVIEISAQPRDAAAADTLAVRGLQDAHDVELLWPYVAAAQIYAFLHSLARGVTPDNPNPAGIVNRVVQGVQLYALDA; encoded by the coding sequence ATGACCTCACCTGACATTCTCGGTTTCCCCGAACCGACGCTGGAAGCGAACGGTGCACTGTGGACCGCGCGCGAGATCGCCCAGCAACCGGACATGCTGCAGGCCACCAATGCTCTGGTGGCGACGATGGCCGATCAGCTGCGCGCGTTCGTCGGGCCCCTGATCGATGACCCGTCCGCGCGCGTCGTGCTGACCGGTGCGGGCACATCGGCGTACATCGGCCAATGCCTTGCACCGCTGCTGGACCGCCAGTTGGCCGCGCGCGTGGACGCCGTACCGACCACCGACATCGTCTGTGCACCGCGCCTGTACCTGGACCCGACGCAGCGCCTGCTGCTGGTGTCCTTCGGGCGTTCCGGCAACAGTCCGGAAAGTCTGGCAGCGGTCGAACTGGCCGAATCGCTGGTCGATGAGGTGCACCATCTGGTGGTGACCTGCAATCCCACCGGCGCGTTGGCGCGGGTGCCCGTGGCCCGCTCGATGACCCTGCTGCTGCCCGAGCAGACGCACGACACCAGCTTTGCGATGACCTCCAGTTTCAGCTGCATGATGTACGCCACGCTGGCCGCGCTGGTGCCTGCCAGCGTGCGCGGCGGTCGCGTCGACGCCATTGCGGCGGCCACTGCGCAGGTGATCGACACCGCCCTGCCCCTGCTCCACACCTTGGCCGAAGCCCGCCATGACCGCGTGGTGTATCTGGGCAGCGGGCTGCTGCAGGGCCTGGCGCGCGAAGCCACGCTGAAGCTCGGCGAGCTGACCAACGGGGCCGTTGTCACGTGCTATGACTCACCGCTGGGATTCCGCCATGGTCCGAAGACCTTCGTCACCGATTCCACGCTGGTGGTGGTGTTCGTGTCCAACGATCCGCACACGCGGCGCTACGACCACGACCTGATCGACGAACTGCGCCGCGACGGCTGTGCGGCGCGGGTGATCGAGATCTCCGCCCAGCCGCGCGATGCGGCCGCCGCCGATACGCTGGCGGTGCGCGGGCTGCAGGACGCACACGATGTCGAGCTCCTGTGGCCCTATGTCGCCGCGGCGCAGATCTACGCGTTCCTGCATTCGCTGGCGCGCGGGGTGACACCGGACAATCCGAACCCGGCCGGCATCGTCAACCGCGTGGTACAGGGCGTGCAGTTGTACGCGTTGGACGCATGA